Below is a window of Candidatus Thermoplasmatota archaeon DNA.
ACTTCTTGAAAGTGGATTTCTTCGCGTCGCAGATCGGGCAGAGGTCCGGCGCTTCCCCCTCGCCCGTGTATCCGCACACTGGACAGACCCATATCTCGCCGAACGACGCGTCCTTGCCTGACTCCACTGCGCCCTTCGCCTTCGCGTACATCTGCGCGTGGACCTTTTCCGTCTCGAGCGCCCAGTGCGTGCTCCTGATCGCACCCTTCTCGTCCTGCTTCTCGGCGACCACTTTGAAGGCCGGGTACATCTCATCGACCTCGTAGTTCTCGCCGTCCATGGCGTGCTGCAGATTGTCCTTGGTGCTCTGGATCATGCTGAGCGCTCGCCAGTGGTTCGTCGCGTGGACCTTCTCGGCCTGTGATATGGCCCTGAACAGCCTCGCGACCTGTGGCTTGCCCTCCTGGTCGGCCTTGTCCGCCCAGATGTTGTACTTCATGTATGCCATGCTCTCTCCGGCATAAGCCTCGTTCAGATTCCTCTCAGTCATCTTGTGCATGAGTCTCATTCTCCCCTTATCAGAAAGATGGTCCTTCTCAGCGCGACGGTCCAATAAAGAGTTTTTGCCGATGTGGCCCCCAACGCCTGGGCATCCTTTCATAATGTTCGATTCCTTTCGCCCATCCGACATGGATCCCTTGATTCACCTGGTGCTTCCGCTGCTCTTCCTGCTCGCGCTCAGGATCGATACGAAGAAGGTCCTCCTGTTCGCCCCTCTGACGATCCTTCCCGACTTCGATGCTGCGTTCCAGCTCCACAGGGCGGTGTTCCACAGTTTCATACCTGTGCTCGTGATCCCCGTTGGGCTGATCCTGTACTCGAGGTTCAAGCGGCCAGAGTGGATGCTGAGCGCCCTGCTGGTCCAGTTCTACCTGGCATCCCACATCGTCCTGGATATGGGCGGGGTAGCCTTTGCGTGGCCGTTCACGACTGAGATGCTGTACTTCGACCCCGAGCTCACGTTCAACACGCAAGGAGGAATCAACTTCGTGTTCCACTTGAAGTACGGACTGAAGCCGTATGTCGAGATGGGCATGACGGATTTCCTGTCTAAGAGCGGGTTCGCCCTGCTGTTCCTTGGGCTGCTTGTTATAGCCGTCTTCAGGAAGGAAACGAAGCGCGCAATGATGCACTTTTTTGAGATAATGAGAGGCTTCTGTGCTCAATTGAGGATGTAGGTCAGTACGAGGTCTTGGGTCACGGTTCGGGGTTTGAGCAGGAAAAAGCTATTACCCCCGTCGCAGAATAGCATTCAGAGACATTGGGGAGGCAAAGAGATGTTTGTAATTGCAAAGGCAGTCCTGCTTGCTTTGGCCGTGATGGGCGTAGCCGCGACAGGTGCCGTAGCGGGCGTGGTTCATGTGCCCCAGCAGAAAGCGATAGATATACACAAGGAGCACCTTGGCCAGAACTCGACCATGCCAGCACAGAGCACGCACGGGCAGCAGACCGCGCTCGATCACCTCATGCATAACTATGAGAGATGGATGGCGAAGCCGCACAATGAGACCGTGGACGACAACGAGCTCAGCGAAACTGACTCGGATTGAATATTCAACCATCTGTGTGGTTCAAACCACTTTTTCTTGACTTATTAATAGGTTTGCGGTCCAATGGACATTCTAGGAATTCGCAGGATTCTGGCTATCGGACCTCACACCGAGCCAGCAGCATTCTCAATTTCGATATCGTCGTCTCTCCGATTTATATAGCCCAGAGGGGCCTAGTTTCTACTCACTCACCGACGAGGGTGGCACGGCCTTCATGAGTATCACAGTATCAAAAGACCGCTCCATTGCGAGAAGGAGCATCCGTAGCAGACGACCCACTGCAGGGGTTCTAGTATTCCTGATGCTATTGTCATCGCTCCCAATAATTGCACCGTCGACCTCATCCGACCCGGACATACGGGATAACGGGGACATGACCAGAAGCGTCCTCTGGAATTTCACCAGCGCTGGGGACTACGCGCTCTACGACTCGTCCGTCTCGGGCGGACTGGGCCGGCTCGTGGCTGTTAACGAGACCACTGGTGAGAACTCGACGGCCCAGTACCTTCTTGGCACTGGGACGAACCTCGAGCTTCAGGCCGTTCCGGATTCGATGATGATAGACAACGCCTCGTTGCCAGTGCAGACGATCACGCTTCAGCCAGGTCCTGAGGGAATCGATAATTACCTCGATGAGTGGTTCCCATACTGGACGCCTCCGGAAGGAGGAGATCTGGTACTCAACTCCCAATATGATCCCAACCCCGCCTCCAGCAAGCGGTGCAGTATCGTCATGCAGTTCAACCTGTCAGACGTCTCAGCTGATGCAGTCGTGAAGAAGGCCACGCTACACCTGTATGAGAAGCCGAGTAGAGCGCAAGTCGTAGACTACACAATCCACGCGATTACCTCGAGCTGGGCCGAGGACGGAGTCTCTTGGAGAACCCGGACCTCGCTCTCCAGCTGGGGTAGTGTTGGCGGAGACTTCTCCGCCGAGCCGTTCTCGTGGGGAACAATAGACGGCGCGTCCGGATGGCACACGTTTGACCTGACGAGGCTCGTGGACCATTGGCTTAGGAATACAACCCCGAGTACTACCCCGAACATAGGATTCATCATAGTCCCAAAGCCAGCGCTAGGAGATGCCCAGAAGACCTTCGTCGACTGCGAGATCACGAACAGGCCTGAGCAGAGGCCGAAGCTCGATATCAACTACACGCTCGGCGAGGCGGTGGGAGCGTACGAATCGATCGCGCTTGGACCAGGGACCAACTCGACCTTCACAATCGCAACCTGGAACAACGGGACTTCCTCGAAGGCGTCGGACGAATTCTCCAGGAGTAGCCTCTCTTCGAAGTGGGAGTGGACGCTCGATCCTACGCTCTCGGGCGGTTCGGTCAACTTCGACCGCGCTGGATGGTTGAATGTTACTGGGTCCCAGTCTACATATCGCCCCAACGCGACGACGGGATGCAACTTCCTGCACCAGAACATCACAGGGAACTTCACGGCTGAGACCACACTCCAGGCCAACTTCTCGTCCGACAGCATGGGCGCTGGCCTAATGATGATGAATGATGCCATCACCTGGCTCTCGATATACATGACAGGCGTCCAAGGGAGTGAGCGGATTGTCGCCGAGGTATCGAAGGGAGGAACGAACACCTCCCTCGGCTCGACATCCTGGTCGGACACGACGGCGATCCTGCGGATAGAGAGGAACGGGACGACCTATCAGCTCTTGGCAAGCACGGATGGTGCGACCTGGGTCACTGTTGGTAACTACGCTCCTCAGTACGACTTCGGGCTCAGCGTTTCACTTGGACCTTTAGTGTTCTCGGGTGGTTCCACATCACAGCCGGTCGTCGAGTTCGACTACGTGAGAATCCTACCGGCGGGACAGACGACGATCCTCGAGGTCAGCACCCGGACGGGCAACTCGACCTTGCTGACGGATCCTTCGTGGCCCGTGTGGAGCGCTCCGCTCGGTCCCAACACCGGAGCGTTCATCGGTAGTGCAGGCAGATACATCCAATACCGGGTTACACTGAGAACTACCTGTGATTGGCTGTCTCCTACGTTCTCATACTTCGAGTGTCATTACGAGAGGTTCGCAACCAACGGGACCATAACCACCAGTGGGGTGGCACCGCCTTCGTTCCAGATATGGGAGTCGATGATGGTCACACAGACCCTCTCGGCTGGCGACATTGAGTACCTCTACTCGACAGACCATGGCGGCAGCTGGACTAGTCTCGGTTCCGGGAACTCGTTCGCTCTTTCCATACCAGTACAGACCCTCATGATAAGGGCCGAGCTGAGCACGAGAGACACTTCGGTCACCCCATCCATCGACACAATAGAGGTGGTGTACAGGATATCGCACGCGGGGTTCTACGTGAACGCGCCAGCGACGGTCGTGGCAGGCCAGCTCTTCTCAGTGTACATCGAGCCGAAGGATACGAGCAACAACACTGCGACATGGACGGGTCCAGTGACTCTTCACGCGGTCGATTCCTCAGGAGCCGGAGGCGCATCATCGGAACTGGCAGTCACGCAAGCATCGGTCCCGATGGGTGGTCAGCTGACGGTTGCCACCGAGAGATATGACGTCGCGGAGACCATCAGGGTGCTCGTTTCTGGAGGCGACGCATCTGGGATCAGCCAAAGCATCACCGTCGTCCCCGGACCTGCCAATTTGATCATGATGGAGCCCAACGTCACAACACTGGTCGAGAACTCCAGCAAAGTGTTCACAGCGACGGTCTTTGACGCGCTCGGGAACAACATAACGGGCACCTCTTTCACATGGCATGCAGACGCAGGGCTCGGATCGCTCAATGCGACGACCGGAAGCACGGTGAACCTGACAACCGTGGAGACCGAGTCCTCAGGATACCTCTCTGTAAGTGCAGCGGGTTTGACAGCGTCGATGTTCATCTTCGTCTCACCTTTGAAGCAATCTCCACAAATCGATCCCGACATTCCCGTCCAGATCAAACCAGAGGATTTCGGTTCGTGGACCATTGACCTCAGCCCTTACATCTCGGACAATGAGGATAACCTCACGCAGCTCAGGTGGTACACACTCAACGAGACCGTCGTGAAAGTGACGGGTGAGAACCGTACGGGAGACCTGTTCATGACGTTCACGACAGTCCAGGACATGTTCGGAATCAACCTGCTCGAGCTTTGGGTGGTCGACTCGGACCGGATGAGTTCCAAGGCGACGATCAGGGTTGAAATCACCCCGGTCAACGACCCTCCGAAGATTGATCCGATCGATCCAATCGTTGTGCGATACGATGATCCATATCAGTACAATCTCGCGTATTATGTGAGGGATGTCGATGCATCCCCTGAAGAACTCACTCTATGGGTGGACACTCAAAGCGCGGAATTCGTCCATGTCACAAGCCTGTGGCTGACATTCCTATATCCCGAGCGGCTCAACGGCACGCAGCAGACTGTCTTCCTGTCGGTGTCGGATGGAGAGTACGTTGCCTCGACTGTCATCCGGGTGTATGTTTCCGACGACCAGGTGCCAAGGACTTTTGGACCACTCCCGGACCAAGTCATGTATCAAGGCGATGTCAAACGAGGAGCATTCGACCTGGACGACTACTTCAGCGATCCTGACGGTTCCAACCTCTACTACACGAATGGTAACACGCATGTCGGGGTGACAATCCAGCTCAACCACACGGTTGATTTCTACGCCCCTAACAACTGGGCCGGGCAGGAATACATCGTATTCACGGCAAAAGACGACAAAGGAGCGAGGGTCGAAAGCGCTCTAAACATGAAGGTCCTTGCAGTGAACCAGCCCCCGACCATATCGAATGTTCCAGACCTCGTCGTCAGATATGGACTGCGGTACGACTTCGACCTCAGCCCCTACATCGGGGACCTGGACGATGATATCGAGGCGCTCATCGTGACGGCCGGAGACCCGCACGCATGGACCATTGGCACGTTGCTCTCGATGTTGTATCCTAGTGCCATGACTGGCTTGAAGGTGCCCGTGAACATCACGGTTAGTGACGGCCTCCTTTCTGACTGGTGGACGATAAACGTGACTATATCCAGCGATTACCCCCCAGAGCTGGTAATGGCTGCGCCTGACCACTCGTTCCTTGAGGACAATCCCATAGACTATCCAGTACTTGGACACCTTGACGATTTCTTCATGGATGTGGATGGCGATTCGCTGACATACGGCGCGTTTGTTTCTGTAAAGAACATCACAGCCACGGTCGTGGCCACTGACGGAAACTGGTCAATTCACTTCAGCCAAGAGGAGAACTGGAACGGCTTGGCAAATCTGACATTCAGGGCAACAGACGGACAGGGCGCGCTCGCGGAGACCACCGTGGTCCTCAAGGTTTTGAGCGTGCCAGACCAGCCTGTGCTCAGCTTGCCCGACTCCTTCACGGCGATTCAAGGTTCTCGTTCACTGCTTGAGTTGAGTAAGAACGTCACGGATCCGGACTCAGTCCTGGCAGACTTCAGGTGGGTGCTGGATTCTGAATATCCTGAGTTCATGAGCATCCATGGAGGAATCATTGTTCTCGATTTCCCCGAGGATTTCCTGATGGATGGGGAGAGATCCAGGACGATCACTGTGACTGTCTCGGTGACCGACCAAGACAATCTCATAAGCACAGACAACATGACAATCATAGTAACGAGGCGTGTCGTCGCCACAAACCAGAACCCCATGCTCTGGTTGGGTCTTCTTGGCTCCGCGGGAACCGCGGCCGTCGTATCAGCCTATGCGATTACCCGGCGCAGGAAGCCTTTCGTGGTCCAGGACATGATGCTGATACATGACGACGGGTTCCTGATCGGAAGGCACGCGAGCCCGCACGCTGGCGAGGTGGACGAGGACATACTGAGCGGGATGCTCACGGCCGTCCTGAACTTCGTGGAGGATTCGATGTCCACCACGATGAACGAACTCAAGACCTTCGGGTTCAAGGAGTACCAGGTGCTCGTCAGCAGGGGCCAGAAGACCTTCGTGGCAGTGGTCTACGAGGGGGACGTCCCAGACAGCATCGAGAAGCCCCTCACCGAGTTCATCGAGACCGTCGAGCGCGTCTACAAGAAGAAGCTCGTCAACTGGTCTGGAGACATAGAGACGGACTTCGCCGGGGTCGAAGTGCTCATCCAGGCGTTCGTGAAGGAGCACTCGAAAAAGGGAAAGGCGAAGACGAGCGGCATCTGGAAGGCCACGTAAACGAAGCCAGGGAAGATATCAGGCCGATGAGAAGAAATCGGGCATTCCTCACGTGAGACGACAGAAGCGGTTCGGGCCGTACGCCCCTTTTCAGGAATTGCATGAGGAGTCTTTTGTTCTCCTTGCCAAAGCACCCTCAAGGTGAGAACCTCACAACTAATTCGCAGCAATACCAGCAATCTCGAAATTGCTCAACCTCACATTCGCCGCGACCAGAGCAGCGTCCACGGGCATTGCTGCAGGCGTCGTGCACATGCCAATGCAGAGATGACTATTGAAGTCGCACAAAGACACCAACGATCCTGACAATAACAAGACCGGGTTGGATATCGACTGACGGATTCAACCAGACGCTTGGTTCAGACTCCCCTTATCGGCCATATTTATACTTTTTCCATATTCGTCGTGTTCTGGCAATCCATAGGGCATCTGGACGTTTCCTGAAGTCCCAAGCCAGCAGTATTCTCAAAACCGAGAACGGAGCCTCGATGGTATATATACTGTCCGGGTCAGTAGTTCAATCCTGCGAATCGATACGGGTAGGTCACGCTGAATGTCCGGAGATTCACCGAATGCGTCAGTACGAGCTAGCATCGGAAGCAGACGATCAAGAGTCCTGCTTGCATCCGCTGTTTGCGCGCTCTTCCTTCTGTCACCTTTCCTGTCCATAGTCCCAGGTGTCTCCTCTGAGCCGACGAAGATCAAGAACGCGGACGGCTCGAGGAGCCTCGTGTGGGATTTCAATGACCCCGCGAATTACACGACAACCAATGCGGTCGTTGGGGAGGGGTTCGGGGCGTTGCAGTATGGGAACGAGACACTCGTTGAGAACTCCGCCGCTGGTTACAGCCAAGGAGTGACGCAACAGGGCCTCGACATAGCATCCATTCCTGGGTCGATCATCCTCAACGATTCATCGAAGCAGGTCTACAATCTAACGCTCCAGCCCGGACCTGAGGGCGAGGACAACTACATGGACGAGGACCACAAGAACACGAACTACGGGGATTCGAATACGCTGTTCCTAGACAGCGAAAACGGGAAGGAGTTGAGGGCCTTGCTACGTTTCGATCTTACACCGGTGCCCGCAGGAGCGGTCGTGCACGACGCCGTGCTCTGGCTTTACCTCAAGAGCGGCGGAAGGGCAGAGACATTCGCTTACAACGTGTATTCGGTCACGAAGCCTTGGGTGGAGATGGAATCCAACTGGAACTTCTACTCGACCGGCAACACGTGGGTGACCCCCGGTGGTGACTACGACCCGCTCTCCTTCTATCGTCGCACGCTCGAGAACATCGTCGGCTGGCACCCGATGGATATGTCGAGGCTGGTCGACCTCTGGACTCGGGGCCTTGTGACGAACAACGGCATCATCATCGTTCCTGATTCCGTGGCTGGAAACGCATTCAAGCCCTTTGTGTCATCTGATGATAGCAATGCGGCGCAGCGGCCGAAGCTGATCATCAACTACACAATGCCCGTATCGGGCGGGCTGTACGAGTCGAGCGCCCTCGGTCCAGGGACTAACGAACTATTCACTTTGATGAGCTGGACGAACTCAACCCTCTCTAGGGCGTCGGATGAGTTCAATGGCTCGACGCTCAACACGAAATGGAGCTGGCTCAACGACCCGTCAGCCGGGTCCGGCGCCTGGGACATCGGCCAGACTGCGCCTGGCTGGCTGCACATGACAGGCGAAGGGCTTCACGACCTCAAGGACCTGGGAGCGAACTTCCTCTATCAGAATATCACAGGCTCTTTCAACGCATCAACAAGGATCACTACGAATTTCTCTGCCGCCGCGATGGGCGCGGGAATCCTACTAGCTGATGACAACCGGAGCTGGATAGCGCTCTCTCTCTCGGGCACCGGGAGCAACGCCAAGATCGTAGGCGAGGTGAGTGAGGGCGGAGCCCGCAGCAACCTAGGGACTGTCGCGTGGTCCAACCAGGTCTCCGCGTATCTGGGCATGGAGTGCAATGGCGGTTCAATCAAGATGTTCTACAGCGCGGACGGGGTCTCATGGACACTTGCATTCAGTTACACTCCGCGAGTGCCATTTATGAACAGGCTGATGCTTGGGGCCGTGATCTTCTCAGGCACTGCATCGGTAAGCCCTGTTGCGGAATGGGATTACTTCAGGATCGACCCAATCGGGAACCCCACATCTCTCGAGATGAAGGCAAGAGTCGGCAACTCGACCACGCCCGGAGACGCCTCATGGGAGACCTGGGGGGGCACACTGTCACCGAACACAGGAGTCGTAATCGGCAAGACCGCAAGGTACCTCCAGTACAGGCTGGTGCTCACCAGCTGGCAGGATTGGGTCACGCCGGCTTTCTTAGGGATGACGGTCAACTATGAAAGGTACGCCCCCTTCGGGACCATATTCACGCAGGACCAGACGATATTCAATCTCAGGGAATGGATCACTATCACCACTGACGAGAATGAGATGGGGGGCTCCGTCCAGTACGCCTACTCGACCGATCACGGCGCTTATTGGTCACCTCTGGGCGGCGGGGGATCGTATGATATCTCGTTCCTCTCGAACAAGTCGATAATGATCCGAATCGACATCTCCACGCCGGACACGCGGATCACGCCGCTCATCAACCTCGTGAACATATCGTACTCCGTCACGCCGAGCTCGTTCTACATAGAGCCTGCGGTCACGGTCGTGATTGCGGGGCAGCCGTTCCAGTTCAGAATCTACGCTAGGGACGAGACCAACTCCACGATAATCAACTGGGCGGGCTCCATCCAGCTCCACGCATTGGACGCGACCGGAACAATGGATGCGAGCTCTGAGCTATCGGACACCACCGCACACATCAGCGTGAACGGGTTTGTGACCAAGCTTGGGGAGACATACGATGTCGTCGAAACCATCAGGATAATGGCCAGCGCGGAGGGTGCGTCCGGGATCAGCCCGCCGATAACAATCATTCCTGCATCCGTTTCTTACATAATCATCCAGCCAACGATCACCCAGCTGATGGAATTCGAGTCCCAGAACTACACGGCAACGGTATACGATGGATTGGGGAACGAAATCACGGACGCCCCCGTCGGCTGGGCAGCAGACCCGGCGATAGGCACTCTGAATGCCACCAGCGGACCAGCCGTGCAGCTGCTCACTGGCGCCGGCGGACAGGAGGGGTATCTGACGGCATCCGTAGGGAGCATTACCAGCGATCTCTTCATCAATGTCCTCTCGCCAATCTTCGCACCCGTGTTCTCAGGTCCCATCCCTGACCAGGTGAAGCCGGAGGACTACGGTTCGTGGACGCTCAATATCACATCCTACGTATCGGACACTGAAGACAGTCACTCCGAGCTGAGATGGTATGTGACGAACGAGAGGGTAATCACGGTCGCGGGCGAGAACAAAACCGGCGATTTGGTAATCGAGTTCAGCACCAAGAAAGACATGAACGGAGTGAACATCCTCAATCTAGTTGTCGTGGACTCGGACGGGCTGACGGCAACGACCACAATCAAAGTGGACATCCAGGCGGTCAACGACCCGCCGCTGATAGACCACATCTCGCCCCTCGTGGTTACCTGGGGAGTCGACTACACCTACGATTTCAAGTACTACATCCACGACGCTGACAACACCTACGAGCAACTCTCCCTGAGAACGGACGTCGCGAGTGATCCCTACACGACGGTCACATGGCTCAAGATCACCTTCACCTATCCACAGAGTCTCAACGGCACAGACCAGTACGTGGTCGTCACGGTGAGCGACGGCGAGCTCGAGAGCTCAACGGTCGTAAGGATAACCGTCTCGAACGACATGACCCCCGTATCGACCCGGTTGCCCGACCTTATCATGAACCAAGGCGAGTACAAGCTAGGTTACTTCAACCTGAGCAACTACTTCTCGGATCCGGACGATACTGTCCTCTACTACGCCTCAGGAGCCTCCAAAGTCAAGGTCAACATCAACCTAGACCACACCGTGGACTTCACAGCGCCCATCGACTGGTCCGGCACTGAGTACATCGTATTCATAGCTCAAGACCCCGAAGGGGCAAGGTCCGAGGAGGCGATGTCCGTGACCATCCTGCATGTGAACCAGCCGCCGTCAATAGGCGACGTTCCCAACCTCAGGGTCCAGTACGACCACAGGTACGATTTCGACCTCACACCCTACATCTATGACCCAGACATTGCGACCGAAACGTTGTCGATAAGTACGGACGACACACACATCGCAGTCATAGGGATGACGATATCACTGCTGTATCCTCAATCGATGAACGGGTCGGTCATAGACGTGATAATCACGGTCAGCGACGGCGAGCTGACTGCGTCGCGGTCAATCCAGATCACCATCGGAGACGACCCCCCACCGATCGCGAGAGATCCGCCTGACCATTCGTTCCAGGAAGACGCGCTACCACCGGAGACGCGGTATCCTGCGGGGTCGGTCCTCGAGGACTACTTCAACGACGTGGAGGACTCCGACCCGCTGACATTCTTCGCATTCACATCTTCGCCCAACGTCACCGCCGAAATCGTATATGTCGGTGCGGGAAGCAGCACCGTCCAGTTCGTGACCGACGAGAACTACAACGGCATCTGCTCCGTGACCGTACGTGCGACTGACCTCGAGGGCTCGATCGTCGAGGAGACCATCACACTTGAGGTCATCCCCGTGAACGACGCACCATCCCTGAGCCCGCCCGCCAACCAGAACATGACAGAGGGAGCCCAGGTCGCGATGGACTTGGCGCTGTTCGTAGAAGATCCGGACGTCGAGGACACAGAATTCGAGTTCCTGGCACACTGCGACTACGACCAGTACATCGAAGTCCACGGGAGTGTGCTCGTGTTGAACTTCCCCAAGGGGTTCGTACCCGATGGCGTTGACTCCAAGACTGTCAATGTCGAGATCAGGGTGCGAGACAAAGGGGGGCTCATGGATACAAAGATCATGACTGTCACTGTCTTGAAGGCCCCTGCGATCGCGGCGAAGGACAATCCATGGCTCTATCTAGGATTGCTCATGACCGGAGGCGCCGCCCTCGGCCTGCTCGCAGTGGCTGTGAACCGCAGGAAGAAGCCGTTCATCGTCCAGGACATGATGCTGATACACGATGACGGGTTCCTGATCGGAAGGCATGCGAACCCACACGCCGGCGAGATAGACCAGGACATACTGAGCGGAATGCTCACGGCTGTCCTGAACTTCGTGGAGGATTCGATGTCCGCCACGACGAACGAGCTCAAGACCTTCGGATTCAAGGAGTACCAGGTGCTCGTCAGCCGAGGCCAGAAGACCTTCGTGGCATTGGTCTACGAGGGAGACATCCCAGACGGAATCGAGAAGCCGCTGGGCGAGTTCATAGGGACGGTCGAGCGCATCTACAAGAAGAAGCTGGCCAATTGGACCGGGGACATAGAGACGGACTTCGCAGGGGTCGAAGTGCTCATCCAGGCGTTCGTGAAGGATCACTCGAAGAAGGGGAAGGCGAAGATGAGCGGCATCTGGAGAACCATGCAGACAAAAGCCAAGGGAACGGTCAAGCCATAGAAGGCCACGGTCAACACGATCACAAGAACTAGTGCGGACGGCGAGCGCGAGGTGCCGAAGACCGACGGACCGAACCCGAAGTGAGCGTCTCTTCCTCGAGCGCGGATTCAAGGATATCTAGTCCCGTGTTGAGAAGCGTCTTATTGATCGTGAGCGGAGGATGCAGTCTCACGACATTTCTGAGCTTGCCCCCGGAAGTCAAGTAGAGCCCTTTCCTGAAGCAGTTCATCTGGATGTTCCTTGCCAGCTCGGGCGCCGGCTCCTTCCCCTTCTTCGTCTTGACGAGTTCGATTGCCATCATCGCCCCTAGGCCCCGGGCGTCTCCGACCACCTCGAACCGCTTCTTCCATTCGTCCATGCGCCTCTTGATGACGCTGTGGAGCAACTTCACGTTGGGGAGCGCCTTCCTGGTGAGCTTGATGGCTTCGAGCGCGCCAGCGCAAGCGATCGGAGAGCCTCCATATGTCCCGCCGAGGCTCCCGTGGCTAGGGGCGTCCATGATCTCGGCCCGGCCCGTCACGGCTCCGATCGGAAGGCCCATCGAGAGCGATTTGCCCGTGACGATTAAGTCCGGCTCGACCTTCCAGTGCTCGATGCCGAAGAACTTGCCCGTCCTGCCGAAGCCCGCCTGGATCTCGTCGTCGACGAACAGTATCTGGTTGTCGTCGCAGATCTCCTTG
It encodes the following:
- a CDS encoding rubrerythrin family protein; the encoded protein is MHKMTERNLNEAYAGESMAYMKYNIWADKADQEGKPQVARLFRAISQAEKVHATNHWRALSMIQSTKDNLQHAMDGENYEVDEMYPAFKVVAEKQDEKGAIRSTHWALETEKVHAQMYAKAKGAVESGKDASFGEIWVCPVCGYTGEGEAPDLCPICDAKKSTFKK
- a CDS encoding metal-dependent hydrolase, producing MDPLIHLVLPLLFLLALRIDTKKVLLFAPLTILPDFDAAFQLHRAVFHSFIPVLVIPVGLILYSRFKRPEWMLSALLVQFYLASHIVLDMGGVAFAWPFTTEMLYFDPELTFNTQGGINFVFHLKYGLKPYVEMGMTDFLSKSGFALLFLGLLVIAVFRKETKRAMMHFFEIMRGFCAQLRM
- a CDS encoding DNRLRE domain-containing protein, translating into MTRSVLWNFTSAGDYALYDSSVSGGLGRLVAVNETTGENSTAQYLLGTGTNLELQAVPDSMMIDNASLPVQTITLQPGPEGIDNYLDEWFPYWTPPEGGDLVLNSQYDPNPASSKRCSIVMQFNLSDVSADAVVKKATLHLYEKPSRAQVVDYTIHAITSSWAEDGVSWRTRTSLSSWGSVGGDFSAEPFSWGTIDGASGWHTFDLTRLVDHWLRNTTPSTTPNIGFIIVPKPALGDAQKTFVDCEITNRPEQRPKLDINYTLGEAVGAYESIALGPGTNSTFTIATWNNGTSSKASDEFSRSSLSSKWEWTLDPTLSGGSVNFDRAGWLNVTGSQSTYRPNATTGCNFLHQNITGNFTAETTLQANFSSDSMGAGLMMMNDAITWLSIYMTGVQGSERIVAEVSKGGTNTSLGSTSWSDTTAILRIERNGTTYQLLASTDGATWVTVGNYAPQYDFGLSVSLGPLVFSGGSTSQPVVEFDYVRILPAGQTTILEVSTRTGNSTLLTDPSWPVWSAPLGPNTGAFIGSAGRYIQYRVTLRTTCDWLSPTFSYFECHYERFATNGTITTSGVAPPSFQIWESMMVTQTLSAGDIEYLYSTDHGGSWTSLGSGNSFALSIPVQTLMIRAELSTRDTSVTPSIDTIEVVYRISHAGFYVNAPATVVAGQLFSVYIEPKDTSNNTATWTGPVTLHAVDSSGAGGASSELAVTQASVPMGGQLTVATERYDVAETIRVLVSGGDASGISQSITVVPGPANLIMMEPNVTTLVENSSKVFTATVFDALGNNITGTSFTWHADAGLGSLNATTGSTVNLTTVETESSGYLSVSAAGLTASMFIFVSPLKQSPQIDPDIPVQIKPEDFGSWTIDLSPYISDNEDNLTQLRWYTLNETVVKVTGENRTGDLFMTFTTVQDMFGINLLELWVVDSDRMSSKATIRVEITPVNDPPKIDPIDPIVVRYDDPYQYNLAYYVRDVDASPEELTLWVDTQSAEFVHVTSLWLTFLYPERLNGTQQTVFLSVSDGEYVASTVIRVYVSDDQVPRTFGPLPDQVMYQGDVKRGAFDLDDYFSDPDGSNLYYTNGNTHVGVTIQLNHTVDFYAPNNWAGQEYIVFTAKDDKGARVESALNMKVLAVNQPPTISNVPDLVVRYGLRYDFDLSPYIGDLDDDIEALIVTAGDPHAWTIGTLLSMLYPSAMTGLKVPVNITVSDGLLSDWWTINVTISSDYPPELVMAAPDHSFLEDNPIDYPVLGHLDDFFMDVDGDSLTYGAFVSVKNITATVVATDGNWSIHFSQEENWNGLANLTFRATDGQGALAETTVVLKVLSVPDQPVLSLPDSFTAIQGSRSLLELSKNVTDPDSVLADFRWVLDSEYPEFMSIHGGIIVLDFPEDFLMDGERSRTITVTVSVTDQDNLISTDNMTIIVTRRVVATNQNPMLWLGLLGSAGTAAVVSAYAITRRRKPFVVQDMMLIHDDGFLIGRHASPHAGEVDEDILSGMLTAVLNFVEDSMSTTMNELKTFGFKEYQVLVSRGQKTFVAVVYEGDVPDSIEKPLTEFIETVERVYKKKLVNWSGDIETDFAGVEVLIQAFVKEHSKKGKAKTSGIWKAT